In Chloroflexota bacterium, the following proteins share a genomic window:
- the larA gene encoding nickel-dependent lactate racemase produces the protein MIGIRYVDRDIALNIPDKNIIFDLSPLDMPPAADLGRKLQEALAAPIGAPPLHEIVQPGQKVTLIIDDNTRITPTMQIVPVVLDTLNRIGIPDSDIQAVIASGTHRPMTAEEKDEKYGDPILSRIPVLNHNYKDPAKLVDYGTTERGTRILVNKDVVEADFRLAIGNIIPHHPTGWSAGAKAVLPGVGGEETVAQMHFLGSREPSLGRVDTPMRREMEDFAGKIGLNFILNVILNREGELVDAVAGHFIQAHRVGVEISKQVYGLPIPELADLVISSTSPVDFDFYQADKGITSAEPATKPGGEIVLVSGCIEGISPAHPELADYVGKMTNDQVWKLIDAHKAPDPLTAAEAIVFNDIKDKMNITLATEGISPAVCQSMGFRHVWPGKLNEYIGQRLNESPDLKIGILRQSAEVLPILTLTAGRGRKEDG, from the coding sequence ATGATTGGAATTCGATATGTAGACCGGGATATTGCACTGAATATCCCAGACAAAAACATCATCTTTGATTTAAGTCCACTTGACATGCCGCCGGCAGCCGACCTTGGTCGAAAACTTCAAGAAGCGCTGGCAGCCCCGATTGGCGCCCCCCCCCTGCATGAAATAGTCCAGCCGGGCCAAAAAGTCACCCTTATCATAGACGATAATACGCGTATCACGCCGACCATGCAGATAGTGCCGGTTGTCCTGGATACACTGAATCGGATAGGGATTCCCGACAGTGACATTCAGGCAGTCATTGCTTCCGGCACGCATCGTCCCATGACAGCCGAAGAAAAGGATGAAAAATACGGCGACCCGATCCTGTCGCGCATCCCGGTATTGAACCACAACTACAAGGATCCGGCCAAACTGGTGGACTACGGGACGACCGAGCGGGGGACGCGCATTCTGGTCAATAAGGATGTCGTCGAGGCCGATTTTCGCCTGGCTATCGGCAACATCATCCCCCATCATCCTACCGGCTGGAGCGCCGGCGCCAAAGCAGTGTTGCCGGGCGTGGGCGGTGAGGAGACGGTGGCCCAGATGCACTTTCTTGGCAGCCGGGAACCCTCCCTGGGCCGGGTTGACACGCCCATGCGCCGGGAGATGGAAGATTTTGCCGGTAAGATTGGCCTGAACTTTATCCTGAACGTTATTTTGAATCGTGAGGGGGAACTGGTGGATGCGGTGGCAGGGCATTTCATTCAGGCCCATCGTGTGGGTGTCGAGATTTCCAAACAAGTGTACGGCTTGCCCATTCCCGAACTGGCCGATCTGGTGATCAGCAGCACTTCCCCCGTGGACTTCGATTTCTATCAGGCAGATAAAGGTATTACTTCAGCCGAACCGGCCACCAAACCGGGCGGCGAAATCGTATTGGTGTCTGGCTGTATCGAAGGTATCAGTCCGGCTCATCCTGAATTGGCCGACTATGTGGGGAAGATGACAAACGATCAAGTTTGGAAACTGATCGATGCGCATAAAGCCCCTGATCCCCTGACGGCGGCTGAAGCCATTGTGTTCAACGACATCAAGGATAAGATGAACATCACTTTGGCGACCGAGGGGATTTCGCCGGCGGTATGCCAAAGTATGGGGTTTCGTCATGTCTGGCCCGGCAAGTTGAACGAATACATCGGCCAACGGTTGAACGAGTCGCCAGATCTAAAGATCGGAATCTTGCGCCAAAGTGCCGAGGTCCTGCCTATTCTTACTCTGACTGCTGGTAGGGGGAGAAAGGAGGACGGTTAG
- a CDS encoding trimethylamine methyltransferase family protein: protein MFESSIHVLSQANMDLIHGSAIEILRDVGVRVDHPRMRDLLSDFGCLVEGTVVKFPEAVTEDVVRSMRDPGNLVDGYVGTLPLDRNRIPDDARIVPVATAQATIAHDLETDELRPATQQDLVDACRVVNSLPGAVTAHPVFLPQDAPEMVQDLYALRVTAQHYPYSDFVEIYSPEVVPYFLEMGRVICDSDETLKESPPFCSWAFATPPLQFGRHGFDIVFELKDFGLKKGYGVGGVMPILGASTPLTLSGYLVMQSAEVLACNIMNWVLLGRIVGYSGGPAIMDMRRGAASQSAAEANLLFLACMDLQRYYGDPDPIYPYALSADAKFPDVQAGIDKTFSATVAVLAGSRILSAGLGILGLSGVASLAQLVIDYELCQSLEHFVRGFEVDEAHIGLENIKKIGIGGSFLAEDHTLEYMRETLFFPELFDRRMLGSFQQDRKGMLDHAKDKVRGILKNGEHREYLDREQVRELDRIAQRAKEEIQG, encoded by the coding sequence ATGTTTGAATCATCTATTCACGTTCTATCTCAGGCCAACATGGATTTAATTCATGGGTCAGCGATTGAAATCCTGCGCGATGTGGGGGTACGAGTGGATCACCCCCGGATGCGTGACTTGCTCTCAGATTTTGGCTGTCTGGTCGAGGGTACGGTCGTAAAGTTCCCCGAGGCGGTAACCGAGGATGTGGTCCGCAGTATGCGGGATCCTGGCAACCTGGTGGATGGATACGTGGGCACTCTGCCACTCGATCGGAATCGTATTCCTGATGATGCCCGGATTGTGCCTGTAGCAACTGCCCAGGCCACCATTGCGCACGATCTTGAAACCGACGAACTGCGCCCGGCAACGCAGCAGGATTTGGTCGATGCCTGCCGGGTGGTAAATTCACTGCCCGGTGCAGTGACCGCGCATCCTGTTTTTTTGCCGCAAGATGCGCCGGAGATGGTACAAGACCTGTACGCGCTCAGGGTGACGGCTCAACACTACCCCTATTCTGATTTTGTCGAGATATACAGCCCGGAGGTGGTTCCCTATTTCCTGGAAATGGGGCGGGTGATCTGTGATTCCGATGAAACGCTCAAGGAATCGCCTCCTTTTTGTTCGTGGGCGTTTGCAACCCCTCCGCTCCAGTTTGGCCGCCATGGTTTTGATATCGTCTTCGAACTCAAGGATTTTGGCCTAAAAAAGGGATACGGTGTAGGAGGTGTGATGCCTATTCTGGGTGCATCAACTCCCCTGACGTTATCAGGTTATCTTGTGATGCAATCTGCAGAGGTATTAGCCTGCAACATCATGAACTGGGTCTTATTGGGACGGATTGTAGGCTATAGTGGCGGGCCGGCGATTATGGATATGAGGCGGGGAGCAGCCAGTCAAAGCGCTGCGGAGGCAAATCTGCTCTTTCTGGCTTGCATGGACTTACAGCGCTATTACGGTGATCCCGATCCAATCTACCCTTATGCGCTCAGTGCCGATGCCAAGTTTCCTGATGTGCAAGCTGGAATCGACAAGACCTTCAGTGCGACTGTTGCCGTCTTGGCGGGCAGCCGTATTCTCTCCGCGGGTTTGGGGATACTTGGTCTAAGCGGAGTAGCCAGCCTGGCCCAGCTTGTTATCGACTACGAGTTATGCCAAAGCCTGGAGCATTTCGTTCGAGGGTTTGAGGTGGACGAGGCTCATATCGGCCTTGAAAATATTAAGAAGATCGGTATTGGTGGCAGCTTTCTGGCCGAAGACCATACCTTGGAGTATATGCGTGAAACGCTATTCTTTCCCGAACTTTTCGACCGGCGTATGCTGGGCAGTTTCCAGCAGGACCGAAAGGGTATGTTAGATCACGCAAAAGACAAAGTTCGGGGCATCCTGAAAAACGGCGAGCATCGGGAATACCTGGACCGGGAGCAAGTCAGGGAACTTGACCGAATCGCGCAACGGGCCAAAGAAGAAATCCAGGGATGA
- a CDS encoding sugar ABC transporter substrate-binding protein — MRKNLFTLVVLLMLTMLIVSCAPPPPQVIEKEVLVTSTPEPEGPVKLVFWSFLDQEYPGMYPFFEEKLAGFQEKYPDVDIEFVPIPYEGSDAKYLAAFAGRENAPDMWMGKVPYFAGGLKVAAPAPDDVNEAWDEILVDNIKPYLQWEDHYYGFPIESDLGVMLYYNTDLFEAAGLDPAKPPQTMDELLEYAQKLSDSGEVGFGVRYSGNPRGIADKWLPFLHAWCGQLYSEDGTTSDGYLNSPEAIESLQFYGDLVNEHGVSSLTVGKPMDAFSRGQVGMFFREAWTVGVLRDSAPDINYAVVPIPQEDCNPGLSLLFQTSMMVNKFSPNEDMAWEWIRYMTLNPEYDMEMAQINGTLPLHNANFETDYFTTRPDYEAELEIINNPASPYYGEPFINEISFRVGQAVEEVLFGQKTAEEALNDAVPDVDELLNK, encoded by the coding sequence ATGAGGAAAAATCTGTTCACGCTGGTTGTTTTGCTGATGCTCACGATGCTGATTGTGTCATGTGCTCCACCGCCACCTCAGGTGATTGAGAAAGAGGTGCTTGTCACCTCCACTCCAGAACCAGAAGGCCCGGTGAAGCTGGTGTTCTGGAGCTTCCTCGACCAGGAATACCCTGGCATGTATCCCTTCTTTGAGGAAAAGTTGGCCGGGTTCCAGGAGAAGTACCCCGACGTAGATATCGAATTCGTGCCCATTCCCTACGAAGGAAGTGATGCCAAGTATCTGGCCGCGTTTGCCGGCCGAGAGAACGCACCTGACATGTGGATGGGAAAGGTTCCTTATTTTGCTGGTGGCCTGAAGGTGGCGGCCCCCGCTCCTGATGACGTAAATGAGGCGTGGGATGAGATTCTCGTTGACAACATCAAACCATATCTTCAGTGGGAGGACCACTACTACGGCTTTCCCATCGAGTCCGACCTGGGGGTGATGCTCTACTACAACACCGATCTGTTCGAGGCAGCGGGACTGGATCCTGCTAAACCACCCCAGACAATGGACGAACTTCTTGAATATGCACAGAAGCTCAGTGATAGCGGCGAAGTGGGCTTTGGTGTCCGTTACTCGGGCAACCCGCGAGGAATCGCTGACAAGTGGCTACCGTTCTTGCACGCCTGGTGCGGCCAATTATATTCCGAGGATGGCACAACATCCGACGGGTATCTAAACAGTCCTGAAGCGATCGAATCGCTGCAATTCTATGGCGACCTGGTCAATGAGCACGGCGTGTCCAGCCTCACTGTAGGCAAGCCGATGGATGCATTCTCACGCGGGCAGGTCGGTATGTTCTTCCGTGAGGCCTGGACGGTGGGTGTCCTTCGAGATTCGGCCCCGGACATCAACTATGCTGTAGTGCCCATCCCACAAGAGGATTGTAACCCTGGCTTGAGCCTGTTATTCCAGACGTCGATGATGGTCAACAAGTTCAGCCCGAACGAAGACATGGCCTGGGAATGGATACGCTACATGACGCTCAATCCTGAATATGATATGGAAATGGCCCAGATCAACGGCACACTGCCGTTGCATAATGCCAATTTTGAGACAGACTACTTTACCACCCGTCCGGATTATGAGGCCGAGCTGGAGATCATCAATAACCCGGCGAGTCCCTACTACGGTGAGCCGTTTATCAACGAGATATCGTTTCGCGTTGGTCAGGCAGTTGAAGAGGTGTTGTTCGGCCAGAAAACCGCCGAGGAAGCGCTTAACGATGCGGTTCCAGATGTGGATGAGCTACTGAATAAGTAG
- a CDS encoding sugar ABC transporter permease — protein MLTFTYPTLQAFWLSLNTWGVAGGSEFVGLQQYAEVLNDKLFWVSMKNTFVLALLSVPLTMALAILAAVLFHSASNFPFRNLFRAIYFLPVITSAVAVGFVWSWIFQPDIGLLNALLEALGIKGQMWLSSPSQALPSLAIMNIWMRLGFDMIIFWAGLQGIPSVYYDAAKVDGAGAVARFRHITFPLLNPQIVLVAVIEIINALKVFDLVFIATSGGPVNSTRVVVLHIYDLAFSWNKMGEASAVAICLFVIVIIVTVAQWKLLSRRVEY, from the coding sequence TTGCTGACATTTACCTATCCTACTCTCCAGGCTTTTTGGCTTTCTCTTAACACCTGGGGCGTTGCGGGAGGTTCAGAATTTGTCGGTCTCCAACAGTACGCGGAAGTGCTGAACGACAAGCTGTTTTGGGTCAGCATGAAGAACACCTTCGTACTGGCGCTTCTCAGTGTACCGCTGACGATGGCCTTAGCCATCTTAGCAGCAGTACTTTTCCATTCCGCATCCAATTTCCCGTTCAGGAACCTGTTTCGAGCTATCTACTTTTTGCCTGTCATCACTTCTGCGGTGGCTGTTGGTTTTGTTTGGAGTTGGATTTTTCAGCCCGACATCGGTCTTTTGAACGCCCTTCTCGAAGCTCTGGGCATCAAAGGTCAAATGTGGCTTTCTAGCCCCAGTCAGGCTTTGCCCAGCCTGGCGATAATGAACATCTGGATGCGGCTCGGCTTCGATATGATTATCTTTTGGGCTGGCTTGCAAGGTATTCCATCCGTATACTACGATGCGGCCAAAGTTGATGGCGCCGGGGCTGTGGCCCGGTTCCGGCACATTACTTTTCCCCTGCTCAATCCTCAAATCGTACTGGTGGCAGTCATCGAGATCATCAATGCGCTCAAGGTGTTTGACCTGGTCTTCATCGCCACCAGCGGCGGTCCGGTCAACTCCACCCGGGTGGTTGTTTTACATATCTACGATCTGGCGTTTTCGTGGAACAAGATGGGGGAAGCTTCGGCTGTTGCCATCTGTCTCTTTGTGATCGTCATCATTGTGACCGTGGCGCAATGGAAACTCCTGAGTCGACGAGTGGAGTATTGA
- a CDS encoding uroporphyrinogen decarboxylase family protein, whose translation MNSKERVLAACSFRPPDAIPRVEHFWGYSESWEKRLGPVERVTDVVIWSPNEGAFPTKARKIKKEKGHIYEVDKWGRTVRSREGAFFVEILGVPITEGKDLDTVEFDSPDLDVRFIEVETETILDVPLINGTPSLSKVEKALQQAKQQGCVFGKTGGPYLRSTYVRGEMQFLTDIASDSGLAKAIADKMADHLMAVGVQEIERWSLQDTGIWIFDDIAYNTGPMISPISFERIFLPAYQRMIKAYKKAGARYVLFHSDGDIRLILDMLIDAGIDGINPVEPRANMKVVELRKCYPKLILAGGMDNSGILINGPIEEIQASTREIIDVARDGGVLIGSGSIGPDISLENYAAYHEVCMTYGNFGR comes from the coding sequence ATGAATTCCAAAGAACGTGTTTTGGCAGCTTGTTCATTCAGACCACCTGATGCGATTCCCCGAGTTGAGCATTTCTGGGGATATTCAGAGTCCTGGGAAAAGAGGCTGGGACCTGTCGAGAGGGTTACCGACGTCGTCATCTGGTCCCCAAACGAGGGTGCGTTTCCGACAAAGGCACGCAAGATCAAGAAGGAAAAGGGTCACATCTATGAGGTTGATAAATGGGGGCGGACTGTTCGATCCAGAGAAGGTGCTTTCTTCGTCGAAATACTTGGGGTGCCCATTACGGAGGGCAAGGATTTAGATACTGTCGAGTTCGATTCTCCAGACCTCGATGTTCGATTCATAGAGGTCGAGACCGAAACGATTCTTGATGTTCCATTGATCAACGGAACGCCAAGCCTGTCCAAAGTTGAAAAGGCCCTTCAGCAAGCCAAGCAGCAAGGCTGTGTTTTTGGCAAGACAGGTGGGCCATACCTTCGGTCGACGTATGTGCGTGGCGAGATGCAGTTCCTGACGGATATTGCCAGTGATTCCGGACTGGCCAAAGCCATTGCTGACAAGATGGCTGATCATTTGATGGCGGTGGGTGTTCAGGAAATTGAGCGTTGGTCACTGCAGGACACGGGCATTTGGATTTTCGATGACATAGCCTACAACACTGGCCCGATGATCAGTCCTATCTCGTTTGAGAGGATTTTTCTGCCGGCCTATCAGCGAATGATCAAGGCCTACAAAAAAGCCGGAGCCAGGTACGTGCTTTTTCACTCAGATGGCGATATCCGTCTGATTCTGGATATGCTCATCGACGCGGGCATCGATGGCATCAACCCGGTGGAGCCTCGCGCCAATATGAAGGTGGTCGAACTACGGAAATGCTATCCCAAGCTGATTTTGGCGGGGGGGATGGACAATTCGGGGATTTTGATCAACGGCCCGATCGAAGAAATTCAGGCCTCGACGCGTGAGATCATCGATGTAGCCCGCGACGGGGGGGTGCTCATTGGATCGGGTTCCATCGGACCAGATATTTCGCTCGAGAATTATGCGGCCTACCACGAGGTCTGTATGACATACGGGAATTTCGGGAGGTAA
- a CDS encoding carbohydrate ABC transporter permease: MIGNASTRKMKSLMNTKRLQQSVLIIMIVIGAIIMAFPFIWMVLTSLKHSDEIYRLPVTILPDDFLNFENYVTVFERQPFLRFFLNSFIVASSSTMVTLFFSSLAGYAFAKFEFPGKEVLFFVFILAALMIPFEIIVIPLYLLFNRLGLVNTYLGIMGPAMLSAFGIFIMRQFIVSIPNDYLDAARIDGLSEFQIFLRIIIPLSVPALATLGTIKFIWTWNEFLWPLVMVTSEKMRTVTLGLSTYTGMWHTDYTIITAAAFLSVIPMLIIYLFLQNFVIEGMTMTGVKG, encoded by the coding sequence TTGATCGGCAATGCAAGCACCAGAAAAATGAAATCCTTAATGAACACAAAACGACTGCAGCAGTCTGTTCTGATCATCATGATAGTCATTGGGGCAATTATTATGGCCTTCCCCTTCATCTGGATGGTGCTGACCTCGTTGAAACATTCAGACGAGATCTACCGACTGCCTGTGACCATTCTTCCCGATGATTTTCTGAATTTCGAAAACTACGTTACCGTTTTTGAACGCCAGCCATTTCTGCGCTTCTTTCTCAACAGCTTCATTGTCGCGAGCAGCTCTACGATGGTTACCCTGTTTTTTTCCTCTCTGGCCGGTTACGCCTTTGCCAAGTTCGAATTTCCGGGCAAAGAAGTCTTGTTTTTTGTCTTCATTTTGGCAGCTCTGATGATACCGTTTGAGATAATTGTTATCCCGCTGTATCTGTTATTCAATCGTCTGGGATTGGTGAATACCTACCTGGGGATAATGGGACCTGCCATGTTGAGCGCCTTTGGTATTTTCATAATGCGCCAGTTCATCGTTTCGATCCCGAATGATTATCTCGATGCGGCGCGCATTGATGGGCTGTCTGAATTCCAGATATTCTTACGCATTATCATACCTTTGTCGGTACCGGCTTTGGCCACTCTGGGTACTATCAAGTTCATCTGGACGTGGAACGAGTTCCTGTGGCCGTTGGTTATGGTCACCAGTGAAAAGATGCGGACGGTTACGCTGGGACTATCGACCTATACCGGAATGTGGCATACAGATTACACCATCATCACGGCTGCCGCGTTTCTGAGCGTTATTCCGATGTTAATCATCTACCTGTTTTTGCAGAACTTTGTAATCGAAGGTATGACGATGACTGGGGTTAAAGGATAA
- a CDS encoding FadR/GntR family transcriptional regulator produces the protein MEPIEQKTATELVAQRLMGLLSTGALKPGDRLPPERDLARQLDVGRTTVREALKLLTLSGLLEAKRGDGTYVTRNFYNFLSNQIKWPLLLNVTEVDRIVEVREALEAKAAFLAARRATPEEIEKICVFQQLLEIEGRDLERETEIDLKFHHAIARASHNELLCRLMLSLQDILREYITLSNQYTERIESTVAEHQAIYDAIASRNPKEAEQAMIEHLAISKTWILKAIDREIGTRET, from the coding sequence TTGGAGCCGATTGAGCAGAAGACGGCAACTGAGCTTGTCGCTCAACGGTTGATGGGTCTGTTGTCGACAGGGGCATTGAAACCGGGGGATCGGTTACCGCCAGAGCGCGACTTGGCGCGGCAGTTGGATGTTGGACGGACCACAGTGCGTGAAGCGTTGAAGCTTCTGACGCTCTCCGGTCTGCTTGAGGCTAAACGAGGGGATGGCACGTATGTAACCCGAAATTTCTACAATTTCCTATCGAATCAAATCAAGTGGCCTCTTCTTCTAAATGTAACAGAAGTCGACAGGATTGTCGAGGTACGGGAAGCGCTGGAGGCTAAGGCTGCTTTTCTGGCAGCCCGGCGGGCCACGCCGGAAGAGATTGAGAAAATCTGTGTTTTCCAGCAGTTGTTGGAGATTGAGGGCAGGGACCTCGAACGAGAAACTGAAATTGACCTGAAATTTCATCATGCCATCGCAAGAGCCTCTCACAATGAGTTGCTGTGTCGCCTGATGCTCTCGTTGCAGGACATACTTCGAGAGTACATCACATTATCCAACCAATACACTGAAAGAATCGAGTCGACGGTGGCGGAGCATCAGGCGATTTACGATGCCATTGCTTCCAGAAACCCCAAAGAGGCTGAACAAGCCATGATTGAGCATCTTGCGATCAGCAAGACGTGGATTCTGAAGGCTATTGATCGTGAGATAGGCACGAGAGAGACCTGA